From one Streptomyces sp. ICC1 genomic stretch:
- a CDS encoding GH1 family beta-glucosidase, protein MTLSETRFDAGRTTAARTSYDPAPIDLAALPRDFAWGTATSAYQIEGAVAEDGRAPSIWDSFTRTPGAIDGGHNGDTACDHYHRWQGDIDLMRQLGTNAYRLSVAWPRVLPGGDGPANDKGLDFYDRLIDGLLDAGIEPSVTLYHWDLPQALQDRGGWPERDTAEHFAAYTSLVAGRLGDRVTQWATLNEPLCSAWIGHLEGRMAPGVSDLTAAVRASYHLLLGHGLAAQAVRAAAPGAQIGIVNNLSTVAPASDSDADRAAARRMDGHVNRWWLDPVHGRGFPADMLEVYGVELPERPGDLETIAAPLDWIGLNYYFPQVVTADPHGPAPYARMIDRPDVQRTGMDWEVDADGLETLIMRLTEEYGARRIHITENGSSYPDTIAPDGSVHDPERSAYLTAHLAACARAARRGAPLAGYYAWSLLDNFEWAYGYDKRFGLVHVDYDTQERTVKTSGRHYADVIAAHRAL, encoded by the coding sequence ATGACCCTTTCGGAAACCCGTTTCGACGCGGGCCGGACCACCGCCGCCCGCACCTCCTACGACCCCGCCCCCATCGACCTCGCCGCCCTGCCGCGCGACTTCGCCTGGGGCACCGCGACCTCCGCCTACCAGATCGAGGGCGCCGTCGCCGAAGACGGCCGCGCCCCCTCCATCTGGGACAGCTTCACCCGCACCCCCGGCGCCATCGACGGCGGCCACAACGGCGACACCGCCTGCGACCACTACCACCGGTGGCAGGGCGACATCGACCTGATGCGGCAGCTCGGCACCAACGCCTACCGGCTCTCCGTCGCCTGGCCGCGCGTGCTGCCCGGCGGCGACGGCCCCGCCAACGACAAGGGCCTCGACTTCTACGACCGGCTGATCGACGGACTCCTCGACGCCGGCATCGAACCCTCCGTCACCCTCTACCACTGGGACCTGCCCCAGGCCCTCCAGGACCGGGGCGGTTGGCCGGAGCGGGACACCGCCGAGCACTTCGCCGCGTACACCAGCCTCGTCGCGGGCCGCCTCGGCGACCGCGTCACCCAGTGGGCCACGCTCAACGAACCGCTGTGCTCCGCCTGGATCGGCCACCTCGAAGGCAGGATGGCCCCCGGCGTCAGCGACCTCACCGCCGCCGTCCGGGCCTCGTACCACCTGCTCCTCGGCCACGGACTCGCGGCCCAGGCCGTGCGTGCCGCAGCACCCGGCGCGCAGATCGGCATCGTCAACAACCTCTCCACCGTCGCGCCCGCCAGTGACAGCGACGCCGACCGCGCCGCCGCCCGGCGGATGGACGGCCACGTCAACCGCTGGTGGCTCGACCCGGTCCACGGCCGCGGCTTCCCCGCCGACATGCTCGAGGTCTACGGCGTGGAGCTGCCCGAACGCCCCGGCGACCTCGAGACCATCGCCGCCCCGCTCGACTGGATCGGCCTGAACTACTACTTCCCGCAAGTGGTCACCGCCGACCCGCACGGCCCCGCCCCCTACGCCCGGATGATCGACCGGCCCGACGTCCAGCGCACCGGAATGGACTGGGAGGTCGACGCCGACGGCCTGGAGACCCTGATCATGCGCCTCACCGAGGAGTACGGGGCCCGGCGCATCCACATCACCGAGAACGGCTCCTCCTACCCCGACACCATCGCCCCCGACGGCAGCGTCCACGACCCCGAGCGCAGCGCGTACCTCACCGCCCACCTGGCCGCCTGCGCCCGCGCGGCCCGCCGCGGCGCACCGCTGGCCGGCTACTACGCCTGGTCCCTCCTCGACAACTTCGAATGGGCCTACGGCTACGACAAGCGCTTCGGCCTGGTCCACGTGGACTACGACACGCAAGAGCGCACGGTCAAGACCAGCGGCCGCCACTACGCGGACGTGATCGCCGCCCACCGGGCCCTGTAG
- a CDS encoding carbohydrate ABC transporter permease, translated as MSDHGRRARTRTRSPLDPPVSFKVIRALFLAVLSVFVLVPVYVMVTSSLKPLKDVAGQFRWIPSGLTVRPYIDIWHTIPLAKYFVNSLIVAGAATACSVVIAVFAAYAVSRYRFRGKRLFTVTVLSTQMFPGILFLLPLFLIFVNIGNTTGIALYGSRGGLILTYLTFSLPFSIWMLIGYFDSVPRDLDEAATVDGCGPLGALFRVVIPAAVPGIIAVAVYAFMTAWGEVLFASVMTNEATRTLAIGLQGYSTQNDVYWNQIMAASLVVSIPVVAGFLLLQRYLVAGLTAGAVK; from the coding sequence ATGTCTGACCACGGCCGCCGCGCGCGGACCCGTACGAGGTCGCCCCTGGATCCGCCGGTCTCTTTCAAGGTGATCCGGGCGCTCTTCCTCGCCGTCCTCTCCGTCTTCGTCCTGGTGCCCGTCTACGTGATGGTCACCAGCTCCCTCAAACCCCTCAAGGACGTGGCCGGCCAGTTCCGCTGGATCCCCAGCGGGCTCACCGTCCGCCCCTACATCGACATCTGGCACACCATCCCGCTCGCCAAGTACTTCGTGAACTCGCTCATCGTGGCCGGCGCGGCCACCGCCTGCTCCGTCGTGATCGCCGTCTTCGCGGCGTACGCGGTCAGCCGCTACCGCTTCCGCGGCAAGCGCCTGTTCACCGTCACGGTGCTCTCCACCCAGATGTTCCCCGGGATCCTCTTCCTCCTCCCGCTGTTCCTGATCTTCGTGAACATCGGGAACACCACCGGGATCGCCCTGTACGGATCCCGGGGCGGGCTGATCCTCACCTATCTCACCTTCTCCCTCCCCTTCTCCATCTGGATGCTCATCGGGTACTTCGACTCGGTGCCCCGCGACCTCGACGAGGCCGCCACGGTGGACGGTTGCGGCCCCCTCGGCGCACTCTTCCGCGTCGTCATCCCGGCCGCCGTGCCCGGCATCATCGCCGTCGCCGTCTACGCGTTCATGACCGCCTGGGGCGAGGTCCTCTTCGCCTCCGTCATGACGAACGAAGCCACCCGGACCCTGGCCATCGGGCTGCAGGGCTACTCCACGCAGAACGACGTCTACTGGAACCAGATCATGGCCGCCTCGCTCGTCGTCAGCATCCCCGTCGTCGCCGGATTCCTGCTGCTCCAGAGGTACTTGGTGGCCGGACTCACGGCAGGAGCCGTCAAATGA
- a CDS encoding sugar ABC transporter permease, producing MPATPVAERPVATEGKVRRTTARVRRPGRAKRAALPYLLLLPALILELLIHLIPMVMGITMSFRQLTQFFIRNWSSAPWSGFDNYELAVDINKPVGEALLNSFYTTVLFTLLSVGLCWFLGTAAAVFMQETFRGRGILRALFLIPYALPVYAAVITWAFMFQRDNGLVNHVIHDQLGLGGADHTFWLLGDNSFWALLIISVWKGWPFAFLIVMAALQNIPKDLYEAAALDGAGIWQQIRRITLPSVSAVNQVLVLVLFLWTFNDFGTPFVLFGKAAPEAADLVSIHIYQSSFVTWNFGTGSAMSVLLLLFLLLVTAVYLFVTTRGRRESDV from the coding sequence ATGCCTGCGACACCCGTAGCGGAAAGACCGGTCGCCACGGAGGGGAAGGTCCGGCGCACGACCGCACGCGTGCGCCGGCCCGGCCGCGCCAAGCGCGCCGCCCTGCCGTACCTCCTGCTCCTGCCCGCCCTGATCCTCGAACTGCTCATCCACCTGATCCCCATGGTCATGGGCATCACGATGAGCTTCCGGCAGCTGACCCAGTTCTTCATCCGGAACTGGTCCAGCGCCCCCTGGTCGGGCTTCGACAACTACGAACTCGCCGTCGACATCAACAAGCCCGTCGGCGAGGCCCTCCTCAACTCCTTCTACACGACGGTGCTGTTCACCCTCCTGTCCGTCGGACTGTGCTGGTTCCTCGGCACCGCCGCGGCCGTGTTCATGCAGGAGACCTTCCGGGGCCGCGGCATCCTGCGCGCGCTGTTCCTGATCCCCTACGCGCTCCCGGTCTACGCGGCCGTGATCACCTGGGCGTTCATGTTCCAGCGGGACAACGGCCTGGTGAACCACGTCATCCACGACCAGCTGGGCCTCGGCGGCGCCGACCACACCTTCTGGCTGCTGGGTGACAACAGCTTCTGGGCACTGCTGATCATCTCCGTCTGGAAGGGCTGGCCGTTCGCGTTCCTCATCGTGATGGCCGCCCTCCAGAACATCCCGAAGGACCTCTACGAGGCGGCCGCCCTGGACGGGGCCGGGATCTGGCAGCAGATCCGCCGGATCACCCTGCCCTCGGTCAGCGCCGTCAACCAGGTCCTGGTCCTGGTGCTGTTCCTGTGGACCTTCAACGACTTCGGCACGCCCTTCGTGCTGTTCGGCAAGGCCGCACCCGAGGCGGCCGACCTCGTCTCCATCCACATCTACCAATCCAGCTTCGTGACATGGAACTTCGGCACCGGATCGGCCATGTCCGTCCTCCTGCTGCTGTTCCTGCTGCTCGTCACCGCCGTCTACCTGTTCGTCACGACACGGGGACGGAGGGAGTCCGATGTCTGA
- a CDS encoding sugar ABC transporter substrate-binding protein: MRRTRAVAVTAVTVSMLAAATACGGGSAENEGGSNTAPKELTYWASNQGPDIAADQATLGPELKKFEEQTGIKVKLEVVPWSDLLNRILAATASGQGPDVLNIGNTWSSSLQATGALLPWDAKNFDAIGGKDRFVDSAIGSAGAAGKDPAAVPLYSMSYALYYNKKMFQEAGIEKPPATWDEMVTIGQKLSKDGKWALGAEGSNLSNNIHQAFVFSQQHGASFFDASGKPTFDTPANVEAVKQYVDLMAKDKIIAPGNAEYDKNQSLQDFANGKTAMVLWQSAASSFKTQGMKEGDWGVAPVPVPAGGTPGTGKNVNSMVAGINMAVFKNTDNLDGSLKFVKFMTSDEEQKLLNKTYGSIPPVKAAQADPAFANADLTVLRNTLSTSAAPLPQVPEESQFETAVGTAVKELFAEAAAGRPVTAESVKARLTKAQQQMQK, translated from the coding sequence ATGCGCAGAACCCGAGCCGTCGCCGTCACCGCCGTCACCGTCTCCATGCTCGCAGCCGCCACCGCCTGCGGGGGCGGATCCGCGGAGAACGAGGGCGGATCGAACACCGCCCCCAAGGAGCTCACCTACTGGGCCTCCAACCAGGGCCCCGACATCGCGGCGGACCAGGCGACCCTCGGCCCGGAGCTGAAGAAGTTCGAGGAGCAGACCGGCATCAAGGTCAAGCTCGAAGTGGTCCCGTGGTCGGACCTGCTCAACCGCATCCTCGCCGCCACCGCGTCCGGGCAGGGCCCGGACGTCCTCAACATCGGCAACACCTGGTCCTCGTCCCTCCAGGCCACCGGGGCCCTGCTGCCCTGGGACGCCAAGAACTTCGACGCCATCGGCGGCAAGGACCGCTTCGTCGACTCCGCCATCGGCTCGGCGGGCGCCGCGGGCAAGGACCCGGCCGCCGTCCCGCTGTACTCGATGTCGTACGCGCTCTACTACAACAAGAAGATGTTCCAGGAGGCGGGCATCGAGAAGCCCCCGGCCACCTGGGACGAGATGGTCACCATCGGCCAGAAGCTGTCCAAGGACGGCAAGTGGGCGCTCGGCGCGGAGGGCTCGAACCTCTCCAACAACATCCACCAGGCCTTCGTCTTCTCTCAGCAGCACGGCGCGAGCTTCTTCGACGCCTCGGGCAAGCCCACCTTCGACACCCCCGCCAACGTCGAGGCCGTCAAGCAGTACGTCGACCTGATGGCCAAGGACAAGATCATCGCTCCGGGCAACGCGGAGTACGACAAGAACCAGTCCCTCCAGGACTTCGCCAACGGCAAGACGGCCATGGTCCTGTGGCAGAGCGCGGCCAGCAGCTTCAAGACCCAGGGGATGAAGGAGGGCGACTGGGGCGTCGCCCCCGTCCCGGTCCCGGCCGGCGGCACCCCCGGCACCGGCAAGAACGTCAACTCCATGGTCGCCGGCATCAACATGGCCGTCTTCAAGAACACCGACAACCTCGACGGCTCCCTGAAGTTCGTGAAGTTCATGACCAGCGACGAGGAGCAGAAGCTCCTCAACAAGACCTACGGGTCCATCCCGCCGGTCAAGGCCGCCCAGGCCGACCCGGCCTTCGCCAACGCCGACCTCACCGTGCTGCGCAACACGCTCTCGACGAGCGCCGCCCCGCTGCCGCAGGTCCCCGAGGAGTCGCAGTTCGAGACCGCCGTCGGCACGGCCGTCAAGGAGCTCTTCGCCGAGGCCGCGGCCGGCCGCCCGGTGACCGCGGAGTCGGTCAAGGCGCGGCTCACCAAGGCCCAGCAGCAGATGCAGAAGTGA
- a CDS encoding ROK family transcriptional regulator, producing MTAGRSGRTVRDLRRGNRSAVLQRLYFGGPMSRQELGPATGLSSGSVSNVVGELVADGLLEEAGIVDSDGGRPRTLLRIAPGSAHMIGIDVGETRVRVELFDLTLTELARTELPLQPRGCYDVGPIVDHVRTGIATVLAEAGVGTDRLLGVGIGVPGIVDRDAPGGTVVHGQTIGWDAVPLEELLRATGAVPPEIPYIIDNGARTLGQAEMWFGAGRGARDAVVVLFGSGVGASLITDGSPDGGATEGAPLEWGHLTVQVRGRRCRCGALGCLEAYTGAESLLARWAERGGDAEAVAGDEEDALAALLAAAGGGDKVALEVLDETAEYLGAGLSDVINLFQPERILIGGWAGLMLGPHILPAVREHATRYSLRHPAARVTIEMGSLGPDAVTVGAATLPLAAFFARGGRRTPPEAPTEAPGWQTALEVRGASAATATRQA from the coding sequence ATGACCGCGGGGCGCAGTGGACGTACGGTGCGGGACCTGCGAAGGGGCAACCGCAGCGCCGTGCTGCAGAGGTTGTACTTCGGAGGGCCCATGAGCCGGCAGGAGCTCGGCCCCGCCACCGGCCTGAGCTCCGGATCCGTCAGCAACGTGGTCGGTGAACTCGTCGCGGACGGACTCCTGGAGGAAGCCGGGATCGTCGACTCCGACGGCGGCAGGCCCCGCACGCTGCTGCGGATCGCGCCGGGCAGCGCGCACATGATCGGAATCGACGTCGGCGAAACCCGGGTCAGGGTGGAGCTGTTCGACCTCACCCTCACCGAACTGGCGCGTACGGAGCTCCCGTTGCAGCCGCGCGGCTGCTACGACGTCGGCCCGATCGTCGACCACGTACGGACCGGGATCGCCACCGTGCTCGCGGAGGCGGGGGTCGGCACGGACCGGCTCCTCGGGGTCGGGATCGGCGTACCCGGCATCGTGGACCGCGACGCGCCGGGCGGAACCGTGGTCCACGGGCAGACCATCGGCTGGGACGCGGTCCCGCTCGAGGAACTGCTGCGCGCGACGGGGGCCGTACCGCCCGAGATCCCGTACATCATCGACAACGGCGCGCGCACGCTCGGCCAGGCCGAGATGTGGTTCGGCGCCGGGCGGGGCGCGCGCGACGCCGTCGTCGTGCTCTTCGGCTCCGGCGTCGGCGCGAGCCTGATCACCGACGGCTCCCCGGACGGCGGCGCCACCGAGGGCGCCCCGCTGGAGTGGGGACACCTCACGGTCCAGGTCCGGGGCCGGCGCTGCCGCTGCGGGGCACTGGGCTGCCTGGAGGCCTACACGGGCGCCGAATCGCTGCTGGCCCGGTGGGCGGAGCGCGGGGGCGACGCCGAGGCGGTCGCGGGGGACGAGGAGGACGCCCTGGCCGCACTGCTGGCGGCGGCGGGCGGCGGCGACAAAGTCGCCCTGGAGGTCCTCGACGAGACGGCCGAGTACCTGGGCGCGGGCCTGTCGGACGTGATCAACCTGTTCCAGCCGGAGCGGATCCTGATCGGCGGCTGGGCGGGCCTGATGCTGGGCCCGCACATCCTTCCGGCGGTACGGGAGCACGCGACCCGCTACTCGCTGCGCCACCCGGCCGCCCGGGTCACCATCGAGATGGGCTCGCTCGGCCCGGACGCGGTCACCGTCGGCGCGGCCACGCTCCCCCTGGCGGCCTTCTTCGCCAGGGGCGGCCGCCGCACCCCGCCGGAAGCCCCGACCGAGGCCCCGGGCTGGCAGACGGCCCTGGAGGTCCGCGGCGCGTCCGCCGCTACGGCGACCCGGCAGGCATAG
- a CDS encoding DUF4246 domain-containing protein, with the protein MTGLSAFPLPFQSSRSPAFATPRTLRELQIMQCSSHLRAKPAWFDKMNDADIVAKWTREALAQGLTEAQVRYVRAELAHYAALRDARTGIEVSAVDGVWQSDVLVDEQLGSRLREAVRVLEEVPESELDWHPGSGGQVLDLVHPSLFCLVREVSGGPEQAWQNATNHYAKYEFSERFQWLPTDVDVSDDGAVAFRSYVNNVHPEAHRALESVLPDVFARLRPLFENVLTDLRHPRPLRIEADPYGWYDPQPERPRQSSYSDDAAYRDACTAWDEACEDWWENRRPIVPDAPAFSPPALPDASARVDLRGRRLQVIVKLATVHLTPDQPEYPGGSWHVEGMLNERIVSTGIYYWDSENITESRLGFRAALDDPDYEQNDDGGLREVYGLEDEGALNQVLGSVPTPAGRCLAFPNVLQHRVDAFRLADPTRPGHRKILAFFLVDPAERIVSTSDVPPQQPWSDTSTMTLEQAKAYREELMRERKFFVDEHNEQLYEREFSLCEH; encoded by the coding sequence GTGACCGGCCTGTCCGCCTTCCCGCTGCCCTTCCAGAGCTCCCGTTCCCCGGCGTTCGCGACGCCCCGGACACTGCGGGAGCTGCAGATCATGCAGTGCAGCTCGCACCTTCGTGCCAAGCCCGCGTGGTTCGACAAGATGAACGACGCCGACATCGTCGCCAAGTGGACGCGGGAGGCGCTGGCGCAGGGCCTGACCGAAGCGCAGGTGCGCTACGTTCGCGCCGAGCTGGCGCACTACGCCGCGTTGCGGGACGCGCGCACGGGCATCGAGGTGTCCGCGGTCGACGGGGTCTGGCAGTCGGACGTACTCGTCGACGAGCAGCTCGGGTCCCGGTTGCGCGAGGCGGTCCGGGTCCTTGAAGAGGTTCCCGAATCGGAGCTGGACTGGCATCCCGGATCCGGCGGCCAGGTGTTGGATCTCGTGCACCCCTCACTGTTCTGCCTGGTGCGGGAGGTGAGCGGAGGGCCCGAGCAGGCCTGGCAGAACGCGACGAACCACTACGCGAAGTACGAGTTCTCGGAGAGGTTCCAGTGGCTGCCCACGGACGTGGACGTCAGTGACGACGGCGCCGTCGCCTTCCGCTCGTACGTCAACAACGTCCACCCCGAGGCGCATCGTGCACTGGAGTCCGTCCTGCCGGACGTGTTCGCGCGCCTGCGCCCGCTGTTCGAGAACGTGCTCACCGATCTGCGCCACCCGCGGCCCCTGCGGATCGAGGCCGATCCCTACGGATGGTACGACCCGCAACCGGAGCGTCCGCGCCAGTCGTCCTACAGTGACGACGCGGCCTACAGGGATGCCTGCACTGCCTGGGACGAGGCCTGTGAGGACTGGTGGGAGAACCGCCGCCCGATCGTCCCCGACGCTCCGGCCTTCAGCCCGCCCGCACTCCCGGACGCCTCCGCCCGAGTCGACCTGCGCGGCCGCCGGCTCCAGGTCATCGTCAAGCTCGCCACCGTCCACCTCACCCCGGACCAGCCCGAGTACCCCGGCGGTTCCTGGCACGTCGAGGGCATGCTGAACGAGCGGATCGTCTCGACCGGCATCTACTACTGGGACAGCGAGAACATCACCGAGAGCCGGCTGGGATTCCGGGCCGCACTCGACGACCCGGACTATGAACAGAACGACGATGGCGGGCTGCGCGAGGTCTACGGCCTCGAGGACGAAGGCGCGCTGAACCAGGTGCTGGGCTCGGTACCGACCCCGGCGGGCCGCTGCCTGGCGTTTCCCAACGTCCTGCAGCACCGCGTGGACGCGTTCCGCCTCGCGGACCCCACTCGCCCGGGACACCGCAAGATCCTCGCGTTCTTCCTGGTCGACCCGGCGGAGCGGATCGTCTCGACCTCCGACGTACCGCCGCAGCAGCCCTGGTCCGACACGTCGACCATGACGCTCGAGCAGGCCAAGGCGTACCGCGAAGAACTCATGCGGGAAAGGAAGTTCTTCGTCGACGAACACAACGAGCAGCTCTACGAACGGGAGTTCTCGCTCTGCGAGCACTGA
- a CDS encoding endonuclease domain-containing protein, producing MVSASRPPASVRTRSIRPLREALVAAYGPDCQICGPYPGTMVDHDHGTGHCRGLLRRFCNRTLEDCPHLTDRPNADYMRCPPAAAPALTHPVHEEFRTKWSTRRRKIELLGFDPFEGLPLRMRPGG from the coding sequence ATGGTGAGCGCCAGTCGGCCACCGGCGTCGGTACGCACCCGGTCCATCCGCCCGCTACGCGAAGCGCTGGTCGCCGCCTACGGTCCGGACTGCCAGATCTGTGGGCCCTACCCCGGCACGATGGTCGACCACGACCACGGGACCGGCCATTGCCGAGGCCTGCTCCGCCGGTTCTGCAACCGCACCCTCGAGGACTGTCCGCACCTCACCGACCGCCCGAACGCGGACTACATGCGGTGCCCGCCCGCGGCCGCCCCGGCCCTCACCCACCCCGTGCACGAAGAGTTCCGAACCAAGTGGTCCACCCGTCGGCGCAAGATCGAGCTGCTCGGCTTCGACCCCTTCGAAGGCCTGCCGCTGCGGATGCGCCCGGGTGGCTAG
- a CDS encoding fic family toxin-antitoxin system, toxin component yields MILTIDLTWLLEIAHRKIPGDPEVWDWGSLEAARARHGFQVMDTLVYDQPHHRAASLLQQLVRIPALEHSNELYAATVAAAYLQGSGLPVNVTTKEVGDLLEQVSGGLVDVRQIAVVLKEWTR; encoded by the coding sequence ATGATCCTTACGATCGATCTGACGTGGCTGCTCGAGATTGCGCACCGGAAGATCCCTGGGGATCCCGAGGTCTGGGACTGGGGTTCGCTGGAGGCGGCCAGGGCGCGCCACGGTTTCCAGGTGATGGACACCCTGGTCTATGACCAGCCGCACCACCGGGCCGCTTCCCTCCTGCAGCAGCTCGTCCGCATCCCCGCTCTGGAGCATTCCAACGAGCTCTACGCCGCCACGGTGGCGGCAGCGTACCTGCAGGGCTCGGGGCTGCCGGTGAACGTGACGACCAAGGAGGTCGGGGACCTCCTGGAGCAGGTTTCCGGCGGCCTGGTCGACGTCCGCCAGATCGCGGTCGTGCTGAAGGAATGGACCCGGTAG
- a CDS encoding putative peptide maturation dehydrogenase — MRIRRCAVLFLEPREDVDFDFDSLLTGGAGLSRTRRWLALAAHLDAEVEVDAAHRELLGRLSPGEWHETDALDAEESLLVAELIDSGLVITDDERHTAHRERDDVLRAGHWWPPAAMMHRLARWEGLDSVNSMEANEMTTAADLRRKLGPPPTHAFERGDAPDRVPLPRVDGNEFDAMLARRTTCRNFDGERALPLALCAHMLQRVFAAQSQVRVDDDTVFLKKHSPSGGGLHPTEAYLIVQNVDGLAPGLYHYHAVDHALEHLPAPDEPLEQFARRALAGQHWFSNAPVLAVLAPRYARSFWKYRQHAKAYRALVLDSGHLSQTLYLSATELGLGAFVTSAINEIDIEHGFGLDPLAEGPLAICGFGWRAHEMTTSEFDPAEEVWLRTRDAARES, encoded by the coding sequence ATGCGTATTCGCCGTTGCGCCGTGCTGTTTCTGGAGCCTCGCGAAGATGTGGACTTCGACTTCGACTCGCTGCTGACCGGCGGTGCCGGCCTGAGCCGCACCCGGCGTTGGCTGGCCTTGGCCGCGCATCTCGACGCGGAGGTCGAGGTCGACGCGGCGCACCGCGAGTTGCTCGGCCGGCTGAGCCCCGGCGAATGGCACGAGACCGACGCGCTGGACGCCGAAGAGTCGCTCCTGGTGGCCGAGTTGATCGACAGCGGCCTGGTGATCACCGACGACGAACGCCACACCGCTCATCGTGAACGCGACGACGTACTGCGCGCCGGTCACTGGTGGCCGCCCGCAGCGATGATGCACCGGCTCGCGCGGTGGGAGGGCCTGGACAGCGTCAACAGCATGGAGGCCAACGAGATGACCACCGCCGCCGATCTGCGGCGCAAGCTCGGCCCGCCGCCCACGCATGCCTTCGAGCGCGGGGACGCACCGGACCGGGTGCCGTTGCCGCGCGTCGACGGCAACGAGTTCGACGCGATGCTGGCGCGGCGTACTACCTGCCGCAACTTCGACGGCGAGCGGGCGCTGCCCCTGGCGTTGTGCGCGCACATGCTGCAACGCGTCTTCGCCGCACAGTCGCAGGTGCGCGTCGACGACGACACCGTGTTCCTGAAGAAGCATTCGCCTTCCGGGGGCGGTCTGCATCCGACCGAGGCCTACCTGATCGTGCAGAACGTCGACGGTCTCGCGCCCGGGCTGTATCACTACCACGCGGTCGATCACGCCCTGGAGCACTTGCCCGCCCCGGACGAACCACTGGAGCAGTTCGCGCGCCGCGCCCTGGCCGGTCAGCACTGGTTCTCCAACGCGCCCGTGCTGGCGGTCCTGGCGCCGCGGTACGCGCGCAGCTTCTGGAAGTACCGTCAGCACGCCAAGGCCTACCGCGCCCTAGTGCTCGACAGCGGGCACCTGTCCCAGACCTTGTACCTGAGCGCGACCGAACTCGGCCTCGGCGCCTTCGTGACCTCGGCGATCAACGAGATCGACATCGAGCACGGCTTCGGCCTGGACCCGCTGGCCGAAGGACCGCTGGCGATCTGTGGCTTCGGCTGGCGCGCACACGAGATGACCACCAGCGAATTCGATCCGGCCGAGGAGGTCTGGCTGCGGACGCGGGACGCGGCCAGAGAGAGCTGA
- a CDS encoding NHLP-related RiPP peptide, with protein sequence MQTQVLGNEKLHLPADVVDRLLDLLSTDDHFRGLFTQNRHAALAQAGCALSEDQLRAASPFSCLAVNRLAGKEAIAGARAELRAHLLADAAYSNPHALEAGSMHAVLRHN encoded by the coding sequence ATGCAGACTCAGGTACTGGGGAACGAGAAGCTGCACCTTCCGGCCGACGTCGTCGATCGTCTGCTCGATCTGCTGAGCACCGACGACCATTTCCGCGGGCTGTTCACGCAGAACCGCCACGCGGCCTTGGCCCAGGCCGGTTGCGCGCTGTCCGAGGACCAACTGCGCGCGGCCTCGCCGTTCAGCTGTCTTGCCGTGAATCGGCTGGCCGGCAAGGAAGCCATCGCCGGTGCGCGCGCAGAACTGCGCGCGCACCTGCTCGCCGACGCGGCGTACAGCAATCCGCACGCCCTGGAGGCCGGATCGATGCACGCGGTGCTACGCCACAACTGA
- a CDS encoding NHLP-related RiPP peptide, whose amino-acid sequence MSETKLQIPPRVADRLLDLLATDDAFRELFQQNRHAALVEAGYELSEDQLRAASPFSCLIVDQLAGKAAIADARDQLRAYLLADGTHTVVFALADDPTHTVLRTG is encoded by the coding sequence ATGTCCGAAACCAAGCTGCAGATCCCGCCGAGGGTCGCCGATCGGCTGCTCGATCTGCTCGCGACCGACGACGCCTTCCGCGAGCTGTTCCAGCAGAACCGCCACGCCGCCCTGGTGGAGGCCGGTTACGAACTGTCCGAAGATCAGCTGCGCGCGGCCTCCCCGTTCAGCTGCCTGATCGTGGATCAACTGGCCGGCAAAGCGGCCATCGCCGACGCCCGCGACCAGTTGCGCGCCTACCTGCTGGCCGACGGAACGCACACCGTCGTCTTCGCCCTGGCGGACGACCCGACCCACACGGTACTGCGCACCGGCTGA